One segment of Thermovenabulum gondwanense DNA contains the following:
- a CDS encoding site-specific DNA-methyltransferase, translating into MNSLDKFKNLLKEIFEFDASDLDFGIYRILNYKRKQIEDFIENRLFKIIEEAFKEHKAGLTEDLEMELQRAKVQLEEIGKALGEEVFSPSGEVKERFKNTPAGNKYAELKRQKEEAEKADEMKLQVFNDLYNFFSRYYEEGDFVPQYRYSIKGHKYAIPYNGEEVALYWANKDQYYTKTGLLFRDYTFKVDDYKVIFRVVEAKEELGSNKATKERFFVLDNDKPAEFQGKELVIRFQYRELTEEEVKKYNVAGGSNTSKQQKVNEFSFSSIVNEVAKINKEVSLYLQRDKNETPLLKYHLDRFTGKNTRDYFIHKDLKGFLSGQLDYYIKSEVLDLDTLEREKYSNKHIIRSKVVRQIGEAIIDFLAQIENFQKRLWEKKKFVLSTEYAITLDRIAKWAGEEFLDEIIDEILSNERQLKEWEELGFGEIKSKEDLIEKEDIVGNEYKKLPVDTRYFDKEFKEKLLENITRNIDLDEALDGLLIKSENWQALNTILAKYKEKVQTIYIDPPFNKEQDADYLYNVKYKDSTWVSISENRLKLARDLLSEKGSIFVRCDYNGNMYVRLLMNEVFGKENFRNEIDVKRTRTLKGENKKFHTANDTLFLYAKNVTNFSFFGYKKLKDKPEWVRMHLPGTVKGDASRIVFGRKIYPPQGRKWVLSQEAIDRAIEQGLIKWDDKLNEPIFFSQYETLGSDWTDVNGYSSEWDFPTENSEILLKRVIESTSNEGDLVMDFFLGSGTTTAVAHKLGRKWIGVEMGEHFWTVILPRMKKVLAYDKSGISKENDVKEKYNKKSCGGFFKYQILEQYEDTLDNIELEENQEVLKVLKDEYLLKYFLDYETSESPYFLNIENLKDPFAYRLKVNLSEVGEPEEMVVDIPETFNYLLGLKIKKVKFRNNDKKRYMFVLGEKESKTYAMIWRTCGSNWTEEDFMKDKEFIKKELSEWKPHIVYVNAQSTLTPDFGDFVAEINYIEPDFKKLMNSEVR; encoded by the coding sequence ATGAATAGTCTTGATAAATTTAAAAATTTGTTGAAAGAAATTTTTGAATTCGATGCATCTGATTTGGATTTCGGCATTTACAGAATTTTGAATTACAAGAGAAAGCAAATAGAAGATTTTATTGAAAACCGGCTTTTTAAAATAATAGAGGAAGCTTTTAAAGAACACAAAGCTGGTCTTACTGAAGATTTAGAGATGGAATTACAGAGAGCGAAGGTCCAATTAGAAGAGATAGGAAAAGCGTTAGGAGAAGAAGTATTTTCGCCTTCAGGAGAAGTAAAGGAAAGGTTTAAAAATACCCCTGCGGGGAATAAATATGCGGAGTTAAAGCGGCAAAAGGAAGAGGCGGAAAAAGCTGATGAGATGAAACTCCAAGTTTTTAACGACCTTTATAACTTCTTTTCCCGGTATTATGAGGAAGGAGATTTTGTTCCTCAATACCGCTATTCTATCAAAGGGCACAAATATGCCATCCCCTATAATGGCGAAGAAGTAGCCTTATATTGGGCAAATAAGGATCAGTATTATACAAAAACGGGTCTTTTATTCAGAGATTATACCTTTAAAGTTGATGATTACAAGGTTATTTTCAGGGTAGTTGAAGCAAAGGAAGAATTAGGTTCGAATAAGGCGACTAAGGAAAGATTTTTTGTATTAGATAATGATAAACCTGCTGAATTTCAGGGGAAAGAATTGGTTATTAGATTTCAGTATAGAGAGCTTACGGAGGAGGAAGTCAAAAAATATAATGTGGCAGGAGGGAGCAACACCTCCAAGCAGCAGAAAGTCAATGAATTTTCTTTTAGCTCAATAGTGAATGAGGTTGCAAAAATAAATAAGGAAGTTTCCTTGTATTTACAAAGAGATAAAAACGAAACCCCTCTACTTAAGTATCATTTGGACCGCTTTACCGGAAAGAATACGAGGGATTATTTTATTCATAAAGATTTAAAGGGATTCTTATCCGGCCAACTGGATTACTACATAAAATCAGAAGTGTTGGACCTTGACACATTGGAAAGAGAAAAGTATTCGAACAAGCATATCATACGATCAAAAGTGGTAAGGCAAATTGGCGAAGCTATTATAGATTTTTTGGCTCAGATTGAGAATTTCCAAAAGAGGCTTTGGGAGAAGAAAAAGTTTGTTTTATCTACGGAATACGCAATAACCCTTGACAGAATAGCAAAATGGGCTGGTGAAGAATTCTTAGATGAAATCATAGATGAAATTTTAAGCAATGAAAGACAGCTAAAAGAATGGGAAGAATTAGGGTTTGGTGAGATAAAGAGTAAAGAAGATTTAATCGAAAAAGAGGATATTGTAGGTAATGAATATAAGAAGCTTCCTGTTGACACAAGATATTTTGATAAAGAGTTTAAAGAAAAGCTTTTGGAAAACATAACCCGCAATATAGACCTGGACGAAGCATTGGACGGACTTCTCATAAAAAGCGAAAACTGGCAGGCGTTGAATACGATTTTGGCTAAATATAAAGAAAAGGTACAGACCATCTACATAGACCCACCTTTTAACAAGGAACAGGATGCGGATTATCTTTACAATGTTAAGTATAAAGATTCTACATGGGTAAGCATATCGGAAAATAGGTTAAAGCTTGCAAGGGATTTGCTGTCAGAAAAAGGAAGTATTTTTGTTAGATGTGATTATAATGGAAATATGTATGTCAGGCTTTTGATGAATGAGGTTTTTGGAAAGGAGAATTTTAGGAATGAAATTGATGTTAAAAGAACAAGGACATTAAAGGGAGAAAATAAGAAATTTCATACAGCAAATGATACATTATTTCTTTATGCGAAAAATGTTACAAACTTTAGTTTTTTTGGTTACAAAAAATTGAAGGATAAACCAGAATGGGTTAGAATGCACTTACCAGGAACGGTTAAAGGGGATGCTTCAAGAATTGTTTTTGGTAGAAAAATTTATCCTCCTCAAGGTAGAAAATGGGTTTTAAGTCAAGAAGCTATAGATAGAGCAATTGAACAAGGTTTAATAAAATGGGATGATAAATTAAACGAACCAATATTTTTTAGCCAATATGAAACTCTTGGTTCTGATTGGACAGATGTTAACGGATATTCTTCTGAATGGGACTTCCCCACCGAAAACTCCGAAATTCTTCTCAAGCGGGTCATAGAATCTACCTCCAACGAAGGAGATCTCGTTATGGATTTCTTCCTCGGGTCTGGAACAACCACAGCAGTAGCCCACAAACTCGGCAGAAAGTGGATTGGGGTTGAGATGGGCGAGCATTTCTGGACTGTGATTTTACCGAGGATGAAAAAGGTACTTGCTTATGATAAATCAGGCATTTCAAAGGAAAATGACGTTAAGGAAAAATATAATAAAAAAAGCTGTGGTGGCTTTTTCAAATACCAAATTTTAGAGCAATATGAAGATACACTAGACAATATTGAATTGGAAGAGAATCAAGAGGTTTTAAAGGTCTTAAAGGATGAATATCTGTTGAAATACTTTCTGGATTATGAGACAAGCGAAAGCCCGTATTTTTTGAATATCGAGAATCTAAAAGATCCCTTTGCATACAGGCTAAAAGTTAACCTGTCGGAAGTTGGAGAGCCGGAAGAAATGGTTGTGGACATACCCGAAACGTTCAATTATCTTCTGGGATTAAAAATAAAAAAGGTCAAATTTAGAAATAACGATAAAAAAAGATATATGTTCGTATTGGGAGAAAAAGAAAGTAAGACGTATGCTATGATATGGCGGACTTGCGGCAGTAATTGGACAGAAGAGGATTTCATGAAAGATAAGGAATTTATTAAGAAGGAATTGTCGGAGTGGAAGCCCCATATTGTGTATGTAAACGCTCAAAGCACTTTAACTCCAGATTTTGGTGATTTTGTGGCTGAAATTAATTATATCGAACCCGATTTTAAAAAGCTGATGAACTCTGAGGTCAGATGA
- a CDS encoding helix-turn-helix domain-containing protein: protein MEMHTTIKTLFTKGYNKSSIARMLNIDRKTVRKVLKVLNDKDFIERKERISILDPYKEYIAIQVSKGLSAQRIYQDLKSEMEYSGSYDTVKNMQQKLEEIPLKPLWF from the coding sequence ATGGAAATGCATACAACAATAAAAACTCTTTTTACCAAAGGATATAATAAAAGCAGTATTGCAAGAATGCTTAATATTGACAGAAAAACTGTTAGAAAAGTTTTAAAAGTACTTAATGATAAAGATTTTATTGAAAGAAAAGAAAGAATCTCCATATTAGACCCATATAAAGAATATATAGCTATCCAGGTATCAAAAGGTTTATCGGCGCAGCGCATTTATCAGGATTTAAAAAGTGAAATGGAATATTCCGGCAGTTACGATACAGTAAAAAATATGCAGCAAAAATTAGAGGAAATTCCTCTGAAGCCTTTATGGTTTTAA
- the istA gene encoding IS21 family transposase, which yields MTQIDDIRKAFFMKGQNISEIAREFQKDRKTIRKYIYQEDWNTRVKVEEVKHTFPKLDPFKADIDQWLEEDKKARKKQRHTAKRIYDRLCEKYKNQFNCSYRTVAGYVAMRKKEIYQDNSCRLPLEHIPGEAQVDFGEADFYENGTLHHGFYLDLSFPYSNVGYTQLFKEENQECLFQGLKDIFEHIGGVPHKIWFDNASTIVKLLKNGERKLTDAFLRFKQHYGFEAVFCNPACGHEKGNVENKVGYHRRNLLVPVPTFERLEDFNRELLRLCDQDMHREHYRKDGTHAELFNEDRKALLKLPAVPYEVVDYITVKTNAYAKFSLNGGKHIYSTAPKYANSRVLIKITAHEVIPLDESHREIARHRRLYGDNKQESMDWLPYLTQLSRRPGAFKYSGIYSMLPDPLREYLDGLSKSERGKALKALAALCAKSSFEQAVNAVAEALLYGVQDLDSLVAIHNRITSITPPLPPVKIPEGVPELTAFRFNAEDYDKAFLKGGANLC from the coding sequence ATGACCCAAATTGATGATATCAGAAAAGCGTTCTTTATGAAAGGGCAAAATATCAGCGAGATAGCCCGGGAGTTCCAAAAAGACCGAAAAACAATACGCAAGTATATCTATCAAGAAGACTGGAACACCAGGGTTAAAGTTGAAGAAGTTAAACATACCTTCCCAAAACTCGACCCTTTCAAGGCAGATATAGACCAATGGCTTGAAGAAGATAAAAAAGCTCGCAAAAAACAAAGGCATACAGCCAAAAGGATTTACGACAGGCTATGTGAAAAATACAAGAACCAGTTTAACTGTTCTTACCGCACCGTAGCAGGCTACGTGGCCATGAGAAAAAAAGAAATATACCAGGACAACTCCTGCCGCCTGCCGCTGGAACATATCCCGGGTGAAGCGCAGGTGGATTTCGGTGAGGCAGACTTTTACGAGAACGGGACGCTGCATCACGGATTTTATCTTGACCTTTCGTTTCCCTACAGTAACGTAGGATATACTCAGCTTTTCAAAGAAGAAAACCAGGAATGCCTGTTTCAGGGGCTGAAGGACATATTTGAACATATTGGTGGAGTACCTCATAAGATATGGTTTGATAACGCCAGCACTATTGTGAAACTTTTGAAGAATGGAGAGCGCAAACTAACTGACGCCTTCCTGAGGTTCAAGCAGCACTATGGTTTTGAAGCGGTATTCTGCAACCCCGCTTGTGGCCATGAAAAGGGTAATGTGGAAAACAAAGTCGGATACCACCGGCGCAATTTACTGGTCCCGGTCCCCACGTTTGAAAGGCTGGAGGATTTCAACCGCGAACTTTTACGCTTGTGCGACCAGGACATGCACCGGGAACATTACCGGAAGGATGGGACACACGCCGAACTTTTCAATGAAGACCGCAAAGCTCTGCTTAAGCTGCCTGCCGTCCCTTACGAGGTGGTCGATTACATAACAGTCAAAACCAACGCCTACGCCAAATTCAGCTTGAACGGCGGAAAGCATATATACTCGACTGCTCCAAAATACGCCAACAGCCGGGTACTGATAAAGATAACGGCTCACGAGGTCATACCGCTGGATGAAAGCCACAGGGAAATCGCGCGCCACCGACGGCTTTACGGGGACAACAAGCAAGAAAGCATGGACTGGCTACCATATCTCACCCAGCTTTCCCGCCGTCCTGGGGCCTTTAAGTATTCGGGAATATATAGTATGCTGCCGGACCCACTCCGGGAATACCTGGACGGCTTAAGTAAAAGCGAGCGCGGCAAAGCGCTCAAGGCTTTAGCTGCGCTTTGTGCCAAAAGCAGTTTTGAACAGGCCGTGAATGCCGTAGCCGAAGCTCTCCTTTACGGAGTGCAGGATTTAGACAGCCTCGTAGCCATCCATAACAGGATAACGAGTATAACCCCGCCGCTCCCGCCGGTGAAAATTCCGGAAGGGGTTCCTGAACTCACTGCATTCCGCTTCAATGCTGAGGACTATGACAAAGCCTTTCTGAAAGGCGGTGCCAATTTATGCTGA
- a CDS encoding PD-(D/E)XK nuclease family protein, translating to MLDKQQLISFIVNNDKLELLKARINRFNPFKVLKIQDYEIRHSNLLAWLFNPSENHNFDDKVLKRFILKVLLKSDNNEILQDMNLIYKLHQMSLMDIKVYREIANIDILLVSEQHKIVIFIENKVYSEEHSNQLSKYYNYVNNKYKSFLIIPIYLTLNGEIPNHKKYFLASYEDLLESIEFILDNYKERTSSEVISFLEYYIHILKEKYVMDNELKKMCKEIYQQYKEIIDMLYTVGNEINTEPAAEIFKNKHKEIIQVAVTNKTYWFGVESFAYGRKNDKESWGGGFPVCFWFSEYFGKLKLTLEIGPFEDANKRIKFLEKLEMHGVKINNKAKEPGRQYTRIYTRTSDIKDWTDFEEISDAMEELYENKELRELKNRVEQAIKEFDW from the coding sequence TTGTTGGATAAACAACAATTAATTAGTTTTATAGTTAATAATGATAAACTTGAACTACTTAAAGCGAGAATAAATAGATTTAACCCTTTTAAGGTATTAAAAATACAAGATTATGAAATTAGACACTCAAATTTATTAGCTTGGCTTTTTAACCCGTCTGAGAATCATAATTTTGATGATAAAGTTTTAAAAAGATTTATTTTAAAAGTATTATTAAAATCTGACAATAATGAAATTCTGCAGGATATGAATTTGATTTATAAATTGCATCAAATGTCATTAATGGATATAAAAGTATATCGTGAAATAGCTAATATTGATATTTTGTTGGTTTCTGAACAGCATAAAATAGTCATTTTTATAGAGAATAAAGTATATTCAGAAGAACATTCAAATCAACTATCAAAATATTATAATTATGTAAACAATAAATATAAATCATTTTTGATAATTCCTATATATCTAACTCTCAATGGGGAAATTCCAAATCACAAAAAATATTTTTTAGCTAGTTATGAGGATTTATTGGAATCAATTGAATTTATTTTAGATAATTATAAAGAGAGAACCTCATCTGAAGTAATTTCATTTTTAGAGTATTATATTCATATACTGAAGGAGAAATATGTTATGGATAATGAATTAAAAAAAATGTGTAAAGAAATATATCAGCAGTATAAAGAGATTATTGATATGTTATATACTGTGGGTAATGAAATAAATACAGAACCAGCAGCAGAAATTTTTAAGAATAAACATAAAGAAATAATTCAAGTAGCTGTTACTAATAAGACTTATTGGTTTGGAGTAGAATCATTTGCTTATGGGAGAAAAAATGATAAAGAAAGCTGGGGCGGGGGGTTCCCAGTTTGTTTTTGGTTCTCCGAATATTTCGGGAAATTAAAACTTACTCTAGAAATTGGCCCATTTGAAGATGCGAATAAGAGAATAAAGTTTCTTGAAAAACTTGAAATGCATGGCGTCAAGATAAACAATAAGGCAAAGGAACCAGGAAGACAATATACACGTATTTATACAAGAACGTCTGATATTAAAGATTGGACGGATTTTGAGGAAATTTCAGATGCTATGGAAGAACTATATGAAAATAAAGAGTTGAGAGAACTAAAAAATAGAGTAGAACAAGCAATAAAAGAGTTTGATTGGTAA
- a CDS encoding DegV family protein has translation MSVKILTDSTSYLSEEICKQLDIRKVSLSVSWNDISIKEVDINNEDFYRMMKEKGIPKSSQPSIGEMLEEMKKVVANGDSLVCIFLSSEMSGTYSSALMVKEMVLEEYKDAQIEIIDSRSNCMQLGFAVIAGAKAAKEGKTLNEIVEIVNQNLKRSRFLFIPDNLEYLKKGGRIGGAKALIGNLLKIIPILTVEDGKTAILTKVRTKKNAVAAMIEKLVRDSSIYGLKEIVVHHINCFIEALDLSKLIEEKLGIKADIVDIGPVIGLHVGPGAIGFVYYTEMDMR, from the coding sequence ATGTCAGTTAAAATTCTAACAGATAGCACAAGTTATCTAAGTGAAGAAATATGCAAACAACTAGACATTAGGAAGGTTTCATTAAGTGTATCTTGGAATGATATAAGTATAAAGGAAGTTGATATTAATAATGAAGATTTCTACCGTATGATGAAAGAAAAGGGGATACCTAAGTCTTCTCAGCCTTCTATTGGAGAAATGCTAGAGGAAATGAAGAAGGTTGTAGCTAATGGGGACAGCCTTGTTTGTATTTTTCTTTCATCAGAAATGAGTGGAACATATTCATCAGCACTTATGGTAAAAGAGATGGTGCTTGAAGAATATAAGGACGCTCAGATAGAAATTATTGATTCTAGATCTAACTGTATGCAGCTTGGTTTTGCTGTAATTGCGGGTGCTAAAGCAGCAAAGGAAGGAAAAACATTAAATGAGATTGTTGAAATTGTAAATCAAAACTTAAAAAGAAGCAGATTCTTATTTATCCCTGATAATCTAGAATACTTAAAAAAAGGCGGAAGAATAGGTGGTGCTAAAGCACTAATTGGAAATCTTTTAAAGATTATTCCTATATTAACAGTTGAGGATGGGAAAACAGCTATCTTAACTAAGGTTAGAACAAAGAAAAATGCAGTAGCAGCAATGATTGAAAAGTTGGTTAGGGACAGTTCTATTTATGGTCTTAAGGAAATAGTTGTTCACCATATTAACTGCTTTATAGAAGCTTTAGATCTTTCAAAATTGATAGAAGAAAAGCTGGGAATAAAAGCAGATATTGTAGATATTGGACCTGTAATTGGACTTCATGTAGGTCCAGGTGCAATAGGTTTTGTTTATTATACAGAGATGGATATGAGATAA
- a CDS encoding DEAD/DEAH box helicase family protein: MDMEKYLVLNKYFLSLFGVEDFRQLPLKNIQERIDDGDEITPFMKTLISLKGIKFCKDDLLRYDQNIQEYVRKINRYRGNVVLIYFQYLPVLFTEIFLDQLKNNKVEFLNKLNEFLNQYRYENEIDIQDFELKDLNKLAFWMATGSGKTLIMHINYLQFLKYRPFEPDNILLITPNEGLSKQHFDELQKSDIPCRIYDGNLNSRFNLKNEVLIIEITKLVDEKKDGGITLPVSAFEGRSLIFVDEGHKGKATEDRVWAARRAKLAENGFVFEYSATFGQILSERNKETLEEYSKSIIFDYSYKYFYLDGYGKDFFVVNAKNSEEISEGYFSEIMFVANLLSFYEQVMFYQENKRLAEEYNLEKPLWIFVGTTVNKEESDILQIVGFLNKVVKEEDWLKEKINTILEGRAGLKNEDGEDIFKEKFKLLKEKGVDLNDLYSRVFNGKGRLNISEIKNADGEFGLKVGDNDYFGVINVGGKDFKKRLEEKGFEVQSDVISDSLFDYIKHKASNLNILIGAKKFIEGWDTWRVSSMGLLNIGSGQGPQIIQLFGRGVRLKGKDLSLKRSGDPRVAVLETLNIFGIKADYLSRFLEAIRKEEVEYENILMSIKYQHQEKWKELYVLGKREDKKFEESKVIMLEPDETVHVSIDLTPRIKVYSKTNNTEIGLDAKIEHDTLDLKRYTTFLNWERIFFEITEHKKLKKYWNLVFDKNKLQEIISAVNNYKVVVYKGVFDKLEHGDISKLEDIAVSVLKRYIDTYYRKKAKRFETDHISYYVLDEKTGQLMMPFMSKENSGGYLVQVDKREKELIKKVKKLIKDFEKLLDEKYESDVLPRLVFESHLFVPVLLKKKIKKEDKIKFTPEGLVESEIKFLKDLRKFIEENKEKFKDIETYLLRNFHQIGVGFQLTWAGFYPDFVMWLKKGNYQIIVFIDPKGLEHDKSLDCEKIVFAGTRYAGGDVVTIKTIERRLNNPNIRLESFILSATSYKDLVENLAKKPSKSDYEKNHVLFIDDNDWCEKMFKILNI; the protein is encoded by the coding sequence ATGGATATGGAAAAATATCTGGTGTTAAACAAATATTTTCTTTCTCTTTTTGGAGTAGAAGATTTTAGGCAGTTGCCTTTGAAAAATATACAAGAGCGAATAGACGATGGTGATGAAATTACACCTTTTATGAAAACCTTGATATCATTGAAAGGTATAAAGTTTTGCAAAGATGATCTACTTCGGTATGATCAGAACATTCAGGAATACGTTAGAAAGATAAACCGGTACCGCGGCAACGTAGTTCTCATATATTTTCAATACCTGCCTGTTCTTTTTACGGAAATTTTCTTGGACCAGTTGAAAAACAATAAGGTGGAGTTTTTAAATAAGCTGAATGAATTTTTAAATCAATACAGATATGAAAACGAAATTGACATACAGGATTTTGAATTGAAGGATTTAAACAAGTTGGCCTTCTGGATGGCCACCGGTTCCGGGAAAACTCTAATTATGCACATAAATTATCTTCAGTTTTTGAAATACAGGCCTTTCGAACCTGACAACATACTTTTGATTACTCCTAACGAAGGTCTTTCTAAGCAGCACTTTGATGAACTGCAAAAAAGTGATATTCCATGCAGGATATACGATGGCAATTTAAACAGTAGGTTCAACCTTAAGAATGAAGTGCTGATTATAGAAATAACTAAACTGGTTGATGAGAAAAAGGATGGAGGAATAACCCTTCCAGTAAGTGCTTTTGAGGGAAGAAGTCTTATTTTCGTAGATGAAGGACATAAAGGGAAGGCTACCGAAGATCGGGTATGGGCCGCGCGGAGAGCTAAATTGGCTGAGAATGGTTTTGTGTTTGAATATAGTGCCACGTTCGGGCAGATATTGAGCGAAAGGAATAAAGAAACCCTTGAGGAATATTCTAAATCAATCATATTTGATTATTCGTATAAGTATTTTTATCTCGATGGATACGGTAAGGACTTTTTTGTGGTAAACGCGAAAAATTCTGAAGAAATATCTGAAGGCTATTTTTCAGAAATTATGTTTGTTGCCAATTTGTTGTCTTTTTACGAGCAAGTTATGTTTTATCAGGAAAATAAAAGATTAGCCGAAGAGTATAATTTGGAAAAACCTTTGTGGATCTTTGTGGGAACGACGGTTAATAAAGAGGAATCGGACATACTTCAGATTGTTGGCTTTTTAAATAAAGTTGTAAAGGAAGAGGACTGGCTTAAAGAAAAGATAAATACAATCTTAGAAGGAAGAGCGGGACTTAAAAATGAAGATGGCGAAGATATTTTTAAAGAAAAGTTTAAGCTGTTAAAAGAAAAAGGTGTGGATTTAAATGATTTGTATAGTAGGGTTTTTAACGGAAAAGGCAGATTAAATATATCGGAAATCAAAAACGCTGATGGAGAATTCGGACTAAAGGTTGGTGATAATGATTACTTCGGCGTTATAAACGTAGGCGGTAAAGATTTTAAAAAGAGGTTAGAAGAAAAAGGATTTGAAGTCCAATCGGATGTTATTTCTGATTCGCTCTTTGATTACATAAAGCACAAGGCCTCTAATTTGAACATATTGATAGGAGCCAAAAAATTTATTGAAGGATGGGATACGTGGAGAGTTTCTTCTATGGGGCTTTTGAACATAGGAAGCGGCCAGGGACCCCAGATTATTCAACTCTTTGGCAGAGGTGTAAGGCTAAAGGGGAAGGATTTGTCGCTAAAAAGAAGTGGGGATCCAAGAGTTGCAGTATTAGAAACTCTAAACATATTTGGCATCAAGGCGGATTATTTGAGTAGGTTTTTAGAAGCAATTAGAAAAGAAGAAGTCGAATATGAAAACATTTTAATGTCTATTAAATACCAGCATCAAGAAAAATGGAAGGAATTATATGTGCTCGGTAAAAGAGAAGATAAAAAGTTTGAAGAAAGTAAAGTTATAATGCTCGAACCTGATGAAACGGTTCACGTAAGCATTGATTTGACGCCTAGAATAAAAGTATATTCAAAAACAAATAATACCGAAATCGGTCTTGATGCAAAAATCGAGCATGATACGTTAGACTTGAAGCGTTATACCACGTTTTTAAATTGGGAACGCATCTTTTTTGAGATTACAGAACATAAGAAGTTAAAGAAATACTGGAATTTAGTATTTGATAAGAATAAACTCCAGGAGATTATATCTGCTGTAAACAATTACAAAGTTGTAGTCTATAAAGGAGTTTTTGATAAGCTGGAACATGGTGATATATCAAAGTTGGAAGATATAGCGGTTTCGGTTTTAAAAAGATATATTGATACTTATTACAGGAAAAAGGCAAAAAGGTTTGAGACAGATCACATAAGTTACTACGTGCTGGATGAAAAGACGGGGCAATTGATGATGCCTTTTATGAGTAAAGAAAATTCCGGGGGGTATTTAGTGCAGGTTGACAAAAGAGAAAAAGAATTAATTAAGAAAGTAAAGAAACTGATAAAAGATTTTGAAAAACTGTTAGACGAAAAATATGAATCCGATGTACTGCCCAGGCTGGTTTTTGAATCTCATTTGTTTGTGCCGGTTTTGTTAAAGAAAAAAATAAAAAAAGAAGATAAAATAAAATTTACCCCAGAAGGCCTGGTAGAAAGTGAGATAAAATTCCTAAAAGACTTAAGAAAGTTTATAGAAGAAAACAAAGAGAAATTTAAAGACATTGAGACATATTTATTGAGAAATTTTCACCAAATTGGGGTAGGTTTTCAACTTACATGGGCTGGATTTTATCCTGACTTTGTAATGTGGCTCAAGAAAGGGAATTATCAAATAATAGTTTTTATAGATCCTAAAGGGCTTGAACACGACAAAAGTCTTGACTGTGAAAAAATTGTATTTGCTGGGACAAGATATGCAGGTGGTGATGTTGTAACTATAAAGACTATAGAAAGAAGGCTAAATAATCCTAATATAAGACTAGAATCTTTTATTTTGTCTGCTACTTCGTATAAAGATCTAGTTGAAAACCTTGCGAAAAAACCGAGTAAAAGTGATTATGAAAAAAATCATGTATTGTTTATTGACGATAATGATTGGTGTGAAAAGATGTTTAAAATTTTAAATATATAA
- a CDS encoding ATP-binding protein, producing the protein MLKDEIATCCKALKLSRNLVENCDKIEAESHEEYLLKLLRLELEHRDANRKDRLLKNAGFYTIKTFADYIFDEIKLPQGLTPGNVGTGKTHLATAIGVEACKKGYNVKFFRTAALVNRLVEARKGGELSGLMKQLSKADLLICDEWGYVPLDREGAQLLFQVMSDCYERRSVVITTNLEFSRWASIFYDEQMTAAMIDRLIHHSYLLIFDGQSYRVRQSLMRQLS; encoded by the coding sequence ATGCTGAAGGACGAAATCGCCACCTGTTGTAAAGCATTAAAACTTAGTCGAAATCTTGTGGAAAACTGCGACAAGATTGAAGCTGAAAGCCACGAAGAATACCTTCTGAAACTGCTAAGACTAGAACTGGAGCATAGAGACGCGAACCGAAAGGATAGACTCTTGAAAAATGCAGGCTTTTACACTATAAAGACCTTTGCCGATTACATATTCGATGAAATTAAGCTCCCGCAGGGGCTTACGCCAGGCAACGTTGGGACCGGTAAAACCCATCTTGCCACGGCCATAGGAGTGGAGGCCTGTAAAAAAGGCTACAACGTAAAGTTTTTCCGCACAGCAGCACTGGTAAACCGGCTTGTTGAAGCCAGGAAGGGAGGTGAACTTTCCGGGTTAATGAAACAGCTTTCCAAAGCGGATCTTCTGATCTGCGACGAATGGGGTTATGTTCCTTTAGACCGTGAAGGGGCGCAGCTGCTGTTTCAGGTGATGTCGGACTGCTATGAACGCCGCAGTGTAGTAATTACCACTAACCTGGAATTCAGCCGCTGGGCGAGCATTTTCTACGACGAGCAGATGACAGCAGCAATGATTGACCGGCTAATACACCACAGTTACCTGTTGATCTTTGATGGCCAAAGCTACCGGGTGAGGCAATCACTTATGAGGCAGTTAAGTTAA